The nucleotide window GGCGATGCTCTGGCCTGGCTGGCGTCCACACCCACGCAGCCCGGGGTGAGCGTGGTGACCTCGTTGCCGGACGTCTCCGAGGTGCCCGAGCGAGGCTTCGAGGGGTGGCGTGCGTTTTTCTTTCAGGCCGCCGCGGCGGTGGCGGCCTGGGTGCCCGACGAGGGCGTAGCCATCTTCTTTCAAAGCGACATCAAGGTGGAGGGGCGGTGGATCGACAAGGGCTACTGGGTGCAGCGCGCGCTCGAAGACGCCCAGCTGCCTTTGCTCTGGCACAAGATCGTATGCCGCAAGCCCGCGGGTACGGTGACCCATGGCCGGGCGAGCTACTCGCACATGCTGTGCTTTTCCCGTGGCGTGCGGCACGACGCTGCGCTCAGCACGGCGGACGTGATTCCCGCCGCCGGGCACATGCCCTGGAGCCGGGCCATGGGCGCGGCGGCGTGCCTCGATGCGTGCCGTTTCGTCCAGCGTGAGACCCGCTGCCATACGGTGCTCGATCCCTTTTGCGGCCACGGCACCGCGCTGGCGGTGGCGAACCTCGTGGGGCTTCACGGCTTGGGTGTCGAGCTGAGCGCGCGCAAGTGCCGCCGCGCCCGCACTTTGCGCTTCGAGAGCCTCGACGCGCTCTTTTGCTGAAGCGCGCCGCAGGTTGGACCTGCCTTGGTCTTCCGGCGTCCGGCTTTCCCTTGCGGGCCAAGGCGCAACATCTCATGCTGGGAGCCTTTTCCCGCATGGATCTCGAAGAGCCCTCGGCTGCCGCCTCGCCCCCTCCCCGGCGCCCCACCTGCCCAAACTGCTTGCGGCCCGCCCGCGTCTGCGTGTGCCTGCAGCTGCCTTCCTTGACCACCGCGTTGACACGCGTGCTGTTGCTGCAGCATCCCCGCGAGAGCCGCACCGGCATCGGTACGGCCCGCCTGGCGCATTTGTCGCTGCCGGGGTCGTTGCTCAAGGCCGGGCTCGATTTCTCGCAGGATCCCGAGGTCCAGGCTGCGGTCGCGGCGCACCCGGCGTACGTGTTGTTTCCGGGCCCGGACGCGATCGCCATCGACGCGCTTCCGCAGGGCGAGCCGCTCACGCTCGTGGTGGTGGACGGAACGTGGTGGCAAGCCAAGAAGCTCATCACACTGAACCCCTGGCTGGTGGCCCTGCCGCGTGTGGCGTTCTCGCCGCGCCGTCCAAGCGACTATCGCATTCGCAGGCAGCCGGCCGCGCATTGCGTGTCCACCATTGAAGCCCTGGCGGAGGTGCTGTCGTGCCGCGAGCCCCAGGGCGCCCGTTTCGAGCGTTTGCTCGACCCCTTCCGCGCGATGGTGGATCTGCAGGTGGGCTTTCGCGAGGCGATGGGGGTCTCCCGGCATCGGGGCCGCAAGCGCCCCCGCGACAAGCGCCGTCCCACGTTGCCTGAGACCTTGCGGGAGCTCTGGCCTCGTCTGGTGTTCGTCCAAGGGGAGGCCAACGCGTGGCCCGCCCGTCACCCTGACCGCCCGCCTGCGGACCTCGTGCACTGGGTGGCCCAGAGGGCGGCTTCGCCCGGCGAGCGCTTCGAGGCCATCATCGCCCCCGCGCATGCGCTTGCGCCCTCCACCGCCCGCTACGTCGAGCTGCCTGAAACGAGCCTTGGAACCGGGACGCCGCCCCATCAAGTGGCCGCCGCCTGGACGCGCTTTGTGCGCCCCGATGATGTTCTATGTGCGTTCGGCGTCTATCACCTGGGCGTGGGCATGGAGCAAGGGATCGTACAGCTGCCGCGAGGGCAGGCGCTGCCCGCTTCCGGAGAGGGGCTGGACGCAGGGTTCATTGATCTTCGAAACGCGCTCTCGCAGCACCTCAAGCAGAAGCTGGCACAGGTCGAGGACACCCCTGCGCAGGTCGGGGTGCTTCCGGGCCCTCCGGCAGGGCCGGGGCGGGCCCATCGACGGTTGGCAGCCCTGCGGGCCGTGGCCGAATCGCTGGTGGCGTAAACGGTGCCGTCAGGCCAGGTCGTGGCCCTCGACGGGGGCGGGCGCGGCAGAGGCGGGGCCGGGGTCGTGGTGAAGCAACGACTGGAGCAGGGCCTCCGTGCGGGCCACGGCTTGCAAGCGGTTGCTGACCGGGGGGATGCGGGGAGGGCTATCGTCGTCGCCACTGGCGGCGGTGAGGCCGAAGAAAACACCGGAGGTCAACACCACGTCGCCCAAGGGCACGAGCCTCGTGGCGATGAGAATGCCCGGCTTGGCCTTGCTCCAGAATCCCTTCTCGCGCACACGGGCCGTTTGGCCATTCGATACGTCTTCCAGCTCGACCTCGTCCTCCGAGAGCTGCTGGAGCACCTTGTGGATGGTGAACGAGGACTGCGCCAAGCTGTCGAGGAAACGCTCTTCGATCGACCCGGTCTCGGGCGGGTGCTGCACCATGTACCGTTCGAGCGCCGTGGTGCCGTTGCGGGCGAAGTCGAGCATGCAGTACTGCAGGAACGTGAGCCCCGCGGTCGCGTCCTCTTCGTCCAGATACACGCTGCCGTGTTGCCAGAGCTTGAGGCGCTTGGCCGCGGCCTGGATCGTCGCGCTGGAGACGTACTTGGTGAGATCGGAGAGCAGCTGCGAGCGGAACTCGCGTACGGCTTCCAGGTCGAGGGCAACGTCGGTCATGAACGTCAACCTTCCTAGCGCGAAGTGCGGGGGCAGGGAAAGGGCCGAAATGTAAAGACGCACGCGGGCGCTTTTGGCGCGTTTGCCGCCTTTACGAGCTCCGAACGTGCGCTAGAGTGCGCCCGCTTCCTGCCCCGCGGCAGGGTCGCCGGTGGCCACGAGGATCTTGAAGCGGGGATCGATCACCACCAGGCTGGGGGCGCCGATGGGCGCTTCGTGGGCTTCGAGGCGATGTCCCATGGTCTCGAGCGCGGGCCCGGCGGCTTCGATCAAGGCAGGGTTCGCTCTCAGCACGTGGGCCTGCGCTGCGGAGTGACCCACGCCCTCGCGCGGCCGCGTCGCCCAACGCGGAGCGACAATGGCCTCTTCAGGCAGCATTTGAAAGTCGATGAGGTCCGTCAGCAGCTGCAGTGTCACCTGTTCCTGTTCGTCGTCGCCCGCCACCGAGAGCGCGTAGATCGGTTGCTTGTCCTTGAACACCAGCGTGGGGCTCGCGGGGCTGCGGGGCCGCTTGCCCGGGGCGAGCGCGTTGGGGTGCTCGGCCGCAAGGTTGAAGCTTGCGAGGCGTGTGCCGAGCCACACACCTGTCTCGCCTGCTTCCACGCCTGCCGAGCCGCTGGCCGTGGCGGCCACCACGTTGCCTTGCTGGTCGGCCACCACGCACGTGGTGGACCCGAGGGCGGTGGCCAGGGCGCCGGGGGACCACCGGGGCTCGGGTTCGAGCAGGGGCTTCTTGTTCACCGGATCGCCGGTGCGCCCCACCGGCGCAGCCTTCCCAAGGTCTATGGTCTTGCTCCGCAATGAAAGATAGTAAGGGTAGATCAAGGCCTCGAGAGGCACGTCGACGTGGCTCGGGTCCCCCAGGTAGGCGTCGCGATCGGCAAACGCCAGCTTCAGTGATTCGACCCCGACGTGCACGGCGCGCGGGTTGTGCGGCCCGAGCCCATGCAGACCAAAGTGCTCGAGCGTGCCGAGGGCGGCCAGGAGGACAGGACCCTGCGTCCCTGCTCCCGCCTTCACCAAGCGATGGCCGCGGTAGGCGAGGGACGCAGGCGCCTCGATGCGCGTCGTGTGGGCGGCCAGATCCACAAAGCGCAGCAGCGCTCCCCCTTTGCGCGACCATTCGTCGATCTCGCGGGCCACGCTGCCGCGATAAAATTCTTCCCGGGCACGCAACAGACCTTCGGACCGGGCCCCGTCGGCCTTCTTCTCGGCGTCCGTCATCTTTCGCAAGGTCTTTGCGAGCCGCCAATGCCAGGGCTGGTCGTTTTTCTTGAGCAGCTCGTGCGTGGGCGCTGCGGCCTCCTTGAGCGTCGTGGTGCCGTGCCGCTCGAGCAACGTCACGATCGCGTCGGGCGCGGCCGGCACGGTGGCCGCCTGGGCCCCCACGGTGGGCAGGCCTTTTTTGGCGAAGCGCTCGCGTGTGGCGAGCAGGGGCGCGGCGCCTTGGCCCGCGATCGCCTCGACGGAGCCGTCCCTGGCGCTGTAGACCAAGATCGACACCTCGCCCCCGAACGGGAAGCGCGCGTGGTCGGCCACGCTGAGCGCGAGCAGGGCCGCCGCCGCCCCGTCCGCGGCGTTGCCGCCCTTGCGCATGACCTCGAGCGCGGCGTTCGTGGCTTCCCGGCGTCCGGTGGACACGGCGGCCTTTTTGCCCGCGGCGTACCAGGGCCGGGTTTGGGGCGGTGGCGCTTCCTCCACAGGCGTCGGGGGCGCTGGTGGGGGTGCAGCCGGCGGGGCCTGGCTTTCACAGCCCGCACCTCCGAGGCTCGCAGAGCCGCAGAGGGCCAACACGGCGAGGGCGCGCGACGAACGAGCAGACATCGTGAACCTCCTAGCAGGGATGCCCAGCATGGCTTCCGTTTTCGATGTCATCGCCCCCGCGTGAAGTCAAGCGGCGCACCTGTGCCGCTGCACCTCGAGCCTTGCAAACCCCCGACGTGGCGCCCGTATTTCCGCCCGGCGCCCTCGAACTGTGGCAGGCTGAGGCTGAATGCGGAAACCTGATCCTTTGGCAGAGCTCCTGGAAGATGGGGTCATCGATGCCGTGCACACCCGCCTGATGAGTGGCAAAGAAGCCACCGTGTTCGTGGTCGAGCGGGGCGGGCATCTGGGCGCTGCGAAGGTCTACAAGAGCCGCAACGATCGCACGTTCAAGAACGTGGCCAGCTACGTCGAAGGCCGCAAGCAAACGCGCAACTCGCGGGACCGCCGGGCCATGGCGAAGAAAAGCGGCTACGGCCGCGAGCTCATGGAAGAAGGTTGGCAGGACATGGAGTTTCGGGCTCTGCGCCGGGCGTTCGACGCCGGCGTGCTCGTCCCGGAGCCGTTCTTCGTGTTCCCCAGCGTGTTGCTGATGGAGCTCGTGGTCGACAACACCGGCGCCCCCGCCTCGCGGTTGGCGGACTTTCCCTACTCGCCGGAGCAGGCCACGCTGCTGCATCACGAGGTGTTCATGCAAGTCAGGGCCATGTTGGCCGCGGGCATGATTCACGGCGATCTTTCTGCTTACAACATCCTGATGTCGGCGCGGGGGGCCACATTGATCGACATTCCCCAGGTGGTGGACGCTGCCGGCAACACCAACGCGAAGCATATTTTGGCTCGCGATCTGAAGAACGTGACAGAGCATCTGGCGCGCTATGACGCTCGTTTGCAGCGCTTCTCCGATTGTGGGCTCGCGCTCTTCGAGCACTACGAGCGCGGCACGCTCGATATGGTGACAGGTCCCGAAGCCCGCGCGCCGCAGTGGCGAAGCGGCGGCCGCCGGGCGCGCGATGCCGAGCGGGGGCGTGCCGGCCGAGACAAATCGGGCGGACGTGCGCCGGTGGTGTCCCACGGGTCTTCCGACGCCGCTCAGGCGGGGCCAAGGCCCGCCGGCGAGCGCTCGCATGATCGCCCGCGCGCGCCCCGCGATCCCGCCGAACGACATCACCCCGCGCGCCCACAAGGCGATCGGCACAGCGAGCGGCCCGCCCGCCCCCAGGTGGATCGTGCTGCGCGGGCCGACCGCGCGATGCGCCCCCAAGCCGAGCGTGCCCCGCGGGCCTCCGAGGGGCGCCCCGCGCGCCCGCCTGTAGAACGGGCACCCCGCGTGCGGCTCGAGCGCCCCGCTCATGCGACGATCGAGCACGCGTCGCGCCCGTCGCAGGGGCGTCACCCTTCCGAACGGGCTCCGCGGGCGCCCATGGCCCACGACCGTCCGGCGAGCGAGCGTGGGGCCGCGCCGCCCGTTCCCCGGGGCAGACGCCCGGGAAGCACGGGCTGAGACGCCGGATCCCCCGGGGGGGGCCGCCAAAGCGGCGCGTGCTGCGGGTTTGCTGGTACGCTGGCCGCGCATGGACACGCGTTCGCGGCAGGACGCCCTCGCGGGCTGGCTTCGAGGGCAGGGGTTCACGACCGTGGGCGCGGCGGCCCGGCGTTTCGAGGTCTCCGCGCGCACGATCCACCGCGACCTCGCCCGGTTGCGGGCGCACGGCGTCGCCGTCGTGACCGAGCCGGGCCGCGGGGGAGGCCTTCACCTCGACCCCGAACTGTCTTTGCCACCGGTTCGGCTCGACTTGACAGAGGTGATGGCGCTCGTGGTTGCCGTGTCCCTGGCGCAGCAGGACACCCTGTTGCCGCTCGGCAAGCCGGCGCGTGCGGCGCTCGCAAAGCTCGTGGCCACGTTGCCGAAGGCCCGGTCCCGGGAGCTCTCTCGCCTGCTGTCGCGGGTGGTCGTGGGGCAGGGGGCTTCCCCGCGGGTGGTCGCCACGCTGACGCCGGTCGACGCGCGCACGCTGGACGCGTTCGAGCAGGCGTTCTTCGGGAACCACCGTCTCCGTTTCCGCTATTGCGACCAGGCCGGAAAAACCAGCACCCGACGTGTAGAGCCACACGGGCTGCTCTTGCAGACGCCGGCCTGGTACCTTTTGGCCTTCGACATCGACAAGGGCGCCGCCCGCACGTTTCGCATGGATCGCATCACGCAGGCGCAGGTCGAAAGCACCTGCTTTACGCCGCGCTCCCTGCAGCTGTTCGAGGCCACCTTGAAGGAGGTGGGCGCCGCGGAGCGGTTGAGCGGTCGCCTTTGACCGCGGCGGCCGTGGCCACGGTGTCGATCAGGTCCGGTTCACGGCCCGCCCCACGCGCGCCAGGCGGTCGGGGTGGGCAAGGTACTCCGGGAACGTCATGTACATGTCGTAGTGTTTTTCGCCTGCCAGCTCGAGCACCCTCTGCGCGAGGGACTCGACGAACTGTACGTCGTGGCACGCAAAGACCATGGATGCCTCCGTTTTGAGGAGTCCGTTGTTGAGGGCGGTGATCGATTCCAGATCCAGGTGATTTGTGGGCTGATCCAGCAGCAGGCAGTTGGGATCTTGCAGCATCAGCCGTGAGAACATGCACCTGACGCGCTCGCCGCCGGAGAGCACGCTCACCTTCTTGTGCGCATCGTCGCCCGAGAACAACATGCGCCCCAGAAACGAACGAATGAACGTCTCGTCTTGCACGTTCGGGGCGTACTGGCGCAGCCAGTCGATCACGGATTTTCCGCTGGTAAAGTACGCGTTGCTGTCCTTGGGGAAGTACCCGCGGTGCACCGAACGCCCCCAGGTGACACTGCCAGAATCGGGCGCTGCTTCGCCCGACAGCACCTCGAGCAGGCTCGAGACGGCGCGATCGTCGCCGACCAGCGCCATCCGCTCTCCGCGTCCGAGCGAAAAGCTGAGGTTCTTGAACATCACCTCGCCCCCCACGCTCCGGGTCAGGCGTTCGACCGTAAGAACCTCCTTGCCCAGCTGCCGTTCGGTCTTGAATTGGATGAAGGGGTACTTGCGTGACGAAGGCCTGATGTCTTCCAGGGTGATCTTGTCCAGGAGGTTTTTGCGCGACGACGCCTGACGTGACTTCGAGGCGTTGGCGCTGAACCGCTGGATGAAGGTCTTGAGCTCCTTGATCTGCTCTTCCTTCTTTTTGTTGGCCGCTGCACGCTGTCCGAGCGCCATCTGGCTGGTCTCGTACCAGAACGTGTAGTTACCCGTGTACAG belongs to Myxococcales bacterium and includes:
- a CDS encoding SAM-dependent methyltransferase → MSVTEPIVVAEAPRVTRTIVQGDALAWLASTPTQPGVSVVTSLPDVSEVPERGFEGWRAFFFQAAAAVAAWVPDEGVAIFFQSDIKVEGRWIDKGYWVQRALEDAQLPLLWHKIVCRKPAGTVTHGRASYSHMLCFSRGVRHDAALSTADVIPAAGHMPWSRAMGAAACLDACRFVQRETRCHTVLDPFCGHGTALAVANLVGLHGLGVELSARKCRRARTLRFESLDALFC
- a CDS encoding DTW domain-containing protein, encoding MLGAFSRMDLEEPSAAASPPPRRPTCPNCLRPARVCVCLQLPSLTTALTRVLLLQHPRESRTGIGTARLAHLSLPGSLLKAGLDFSQDPEVQAAVAAHPAYVLFPGPDAIAIDALPQGEPLTLVVVDGTWWQAKKLITLNPWLVALPRVAFSPRRPSDYRIRRQPAAHCVSTIEALAEVLSCREPQGARFERLLDPFRAMVDLQVGFREAMGVSRHRGRKRPRDKRRPTLPETLRELWPRLVFVQGEANAWPARHPDRPPADLVHWVAQRAASPGERFEAIIAPAHALAPSTARYVELPETSLGTGTPPHQVAAAWTRFVRPDDVLCAFGVYHLGVGMEQGIVQLPRGQALPASGEGLDAGFIDLRNALSQHLKQKLAQVEDTPAQVGVLPGPPAGPGRAHRRLAALRAVAESLVA
- a CDS encoding gamma-glutamyltransferase — encoded protein: MSARSSRALAVLALCGSASLGGAGCESQAPPAAPPPAPPTPVEEAPPPQTRPWYAAGKKAAVSTGRREATNAALEVMRKGGNAADGAAAALLALSVADHARFPFGGEVSILVYSARDGSVEAIAGQGAAPLLATRERFAKKGLPTVGAQAATVPAAPDAIVTLLERHGTTTLKEAAAPTHELLKKNDQPWHWRLAKTLRKMTDAEKKADGARSEGLLRAREEFYRGSVAREIDEWSRKGGALLRFVDLAAHTTRIEAPASLAYRGHRLVKAGAGTQGPVLLAALGTLEHFGLHGLGPHNPRAVHVGVESLKLAFADRDAYLGDPSHVDVPLEALIYPYYLSLRSKTIDLGKAAPVGRTGDPVNKKPLLEPEPRWSPGALATALGSTTCVVADQQGNVVAATASGSAGVEAGETGVWLGTRLASFNLAAEHPNALAPGKRPRSPASPTLVFKDKQPIYALSVAGDDEQEQVTLQLLTDLIDFQMLPEEAIVAPRWATRPREGVGHSAAQAHVLRANPALIEAAGPALETMGHRLEAHEAPIGAPSLVVIDPRFKILVATGDPAAGQEAGAL
- a CDS encoding WYL domain-containing protein, whose product is MDTRSRQDALAGWLRGQGFTTVGAAARRFEVSARTIHRDLARLRAHGVAVVTEPGRGGGLHLDPELSLPPVRLDLTEVMALVVAVSLAQQDTLLPLGKPARAALAKLVATLPKARSRELSRLLSRVVVGQGASPRVVATLTPVDARTLDAFEQAFFGNHRLRFRYCDQAGKTSTRRVEPHGLLLQTPAWYLLAFDIDKGAARTFRMDRITQAQVESTCFTPRSLQLFEATLKEVGAAERLSGRL
- a CDS encoding ATP-binding cassette domain-containing protein, producing the protein MITVQRLSVSFGSQVLFEEVDAKFTPGNCYGLIGANGAGKSTFLKCLAGKLTPTAGEVNIPPDKRMSMLSQDHFAFNEVPALATVIMGHKRLYEIMREKEALYAKPEFSEADGTRAGELEAAFADLDGWNAESEAAKLLSELGLAADKHGSLVKELSDGEKVRVLMAQALFGNPDILLLDEPTNHLDVDSILWLEEFLLNFKNTVVVVSHDRHFLDKVCTHIADIDFGKVTLYTGNYTFWYETSQMALGQRAAANKKKEEQIKELKTFIQRFSANASKSRQASSRKNLLDKITLEDIRPSSRKYPFIQFKTERQLGKEVLTVERLTRSVGGEVMFKNLSFSLGRGERMALVGDDRAVSSLLEVLSGEAAPDSGSVTWGRSVHRGYFPKDSNAYFTSGKSVIDWLRQYAPNVQDETFIRSFLGRMLFSGDDAHKKVSVLSGGERVRCMFSRLMLQDPNCLLLDQPTNHLDLESITALNNGLLKTEASMVFACHDVQFVESLAQRVLELAGEKHYDMYMTFPEYLAHPDRLARVGRAVNRT